A stretch of the Spirochaeta lutea genome encodes the following:
- a CDS encoding AraC family transcriptional regulator — translation MDFRERMNAALTYIEENLTGEIDYAQAAKQAGCSEYHFSRMFAFLAGQSLSGYIRRRRLSLAALRLRDYHSSLLDLAVLYGYSSVDAFTRAFKELHGLPPSQVQNIPEAVKLYPRITFNLTVQGGQEMTYRIIEKQAFRIIGIKKTVGLVYQGPNPEIDAMWQSLTQEQIHRWKGLSDQEPRGIISASTNFSEDRMEGSGSLDQYIGVATTAFTAPGDAVLEVPESKWAIFESIGPFPETLQTIWGRIYSEWFSSVPYELAPGPEILWNEQPDTTMPQFRSEIWIPVRESVE, via the coding sequence ATGGATTTCAGAGAACGGATGAATGCAGCCCTTACCTATATTGAGGAGAACCTGACCGGGGAGATCGACTACGCCCAAGCGGCGAAACAGGCCGGCTGTTCGGAGTACCACTTTTCCCGGATGTTCGCCTTTCTTGCCGGCCAGAGCCTTAGCGGGTACATCCGCCGACGTCGGCTGAGTCTGGCTGCCTTGAGGCTGAGAGATTATCATTCATCCCTCCTGGACCTGGCGGTACTGTACGGGTATTCATCGGTGGATGCCTTCACCCGGGCCTTTAAGGAACTCCACGGGCTACCGCCAAGCCAGGTACAAAACATCCCTGAAGCCGTAAAACTCTATCCTCGAATCACCTTCAACCTAACCGTACAAGGAGGTCAAGAAATGACGTACCGCATTATCGAGAAGCAGGCCTTTCGGATTATCGGCATTAAAAAAACCGTCGGGCTCGTATATCAGGGCCCCAACCCGGAGATTGATGCCATGTGGCAATCCTTAACCCAGGAGCAGATCCACCGCTGGAAGGGATTATCCGACCAAGAACCCCGGGGCATTATCAGTGCATCCACAAACTTCTCGGAGGACCGGATGGAGGGCTCGGGCTCCCTGGATCAGTACATCGGAGTTGCCACCACGGCTTTCACGGCTCCGGGGGACGCCGTTCTGGAGGTTCCGGAGAGCAAGTGGGCTATCTTTGAATCCATCGGACCCTTCCCCGAGACCCTGCAAACCATCTGGGGGCGTATCTACTCAGAATGGTTCTCCAGCGTTCCCTACGAGCTGGCTCCCGGCCCTGAAATCCTCTGGAACGAACAACCGGATACCACCATGCCCCAGTTCCGGAGCGAAATTTGGATTCCTGTCCGGGAATCGGTGGAATAA
- a CDS encoding helix-turn-helix domain-containing protein gives MGSKPMDFKPRQYMYGDFLENGLVYREYAPAPGLADLVACYWELFAPGTIPPTWHRVVPDGCVDLLVDLQEERLIVTGPMVRSMGFYLHGGVRTLGIRIMPRAVRLVFPEPHVFQGTTGAVEDVLESSDVLRTALRDRGGSGGVIELFSGWSGVQERPGKEDRGSGITLKTELDALMTEILLKGVPRVDDRAGRIIGHILGNPTALRVSDVADYHGISEKQVGRYVRSATGMGTKSFLQVVRFQGLLAELDRQKRRGQSAPGVETALELGYYDQSHMVNDLRRFLSPPYPG, from the coding sequence ATGGGTTCAAAACCAATGGATTTTAAACCGCGGCAGTACATGTACGGCGATTTTCTCGAGAACGGGCTGGTGTACCGGGAGTATGCGCCGGCTCCTGGGTTGGCTGACCTGGTGGCCTGTTACTGGGAGCTGTTCGCTCCCGGTACGATTCCGCCAACCTGGCATCGGGTGGTGCCGGATGGCTGCGTAGATCTGTTAGTGGATCTCCAGGAGGAACGGCTAATCGTCACCGGACCGATGGTTCGATCCATGGGATTCTATCTTCATGGGGGCGTCCGCACCCTGGGAATACGAATAATGCCCCGGGCCGTTCGGTTGGTTTTTCCCGAGCCCCATGTCTTTCAGGGGACTACCGGTGCTGTGGAGGATGTACTGGAATCCTCGGATGTGTTGAGAACGGCCCTGAGGGACCGGGGCGGCTCAGGGGGAGTGATTGAGCTGTTCTCCGGGTGGTCTGGGGTCCAGGAGAGGCCGGGGAAGGAGGACCGAGGCAGTGGAATCACCCTAAAGACCGAATTGGATGCCCTGATGACGGAAATCCTCCTGAAGGGTGTACCCAGGGTTGATGACCGGGCTGGTCGAATTATTGGACATATACTGGGAAATCCGACGGCATTGAGGGTTTCGGATGTGGCTGACTACCATGGAATATCGGAAAAACAGGTCGGCCGGTATGTACGGAGTGCCACGGGGATGGGTACGAAGTCCTTTTTACAGGTTGTGCGGTTTCAGGGGCTCCTGGCAGAGCTGGACCGGCAAAAACGCAGGGGGCAGTCGGCGCCAGGGGTAGAGACGGCCCTGGAGCTCGGATACTACGATCAGTCCCATATGGTGAATGATCTGCGGAGGTTTTTATCACCTCCATATCCGGGGTAG
- a CDS encoding VOC family protein: MNLGYVIIYVKDVAAARDFYARAFGLEKGFIDESETFGEMKTGQTALAFAQEELLTKGVGLTPPKEPNRRIEIALTTPDVPAAFSRALDAGAGSLVEPEEKPWGQVVAYVEDPFGTLVEICTPMG; the protein is encoded by the coding sequence ATGAACCTTGGATATGTGATTATCTATGTGAAGGATGTGGCTGCGGCCAGGGATTTTTACGCGAGGGCGTTCGGCCTGGAGAAGGGGTTTATAGACGAATCGGAAACCTTCGGGGAGATGAAGACCGGCCAGACGGCCCTGGCCTTTGCCCAGGAGGAGCTCCTAACCAAAGGAGTAGGCCTGACCCCGCCCAAAGAGCCCAACCGCCGGATCGAAATTGCCCTGACCACCCCGGATGTACCCGCCGCCTTTTCCCGGGCATTGGACGCCGGGGCAGGCAGCTTGGTAGAGCCCGAGGAGAAGCCCTGGGGGCAGGTGGTGGCCTATGTTGAGGATCCCTTCGGCACCCTGGTGGAGATTTGCACCCCCATGGGTTAG
- the glpK gene encoding glycerol kinase GlpK — MTQKQFILAFDAGTTSSRAILFDHNGEMAGTAQQEFPQIYPKPGWVEHDPMEIWATQSGVARQVLERFGVSPDQVAAIGITNQRETAVVWDRNTGKPVYNAIVWQDKRTAPLCEELQTRGLGDYIRQSTGLVIDSYFSATKIAWILDHVEGARGKAEAGELAFGTVDSWLIWNLTRGKVHRTDYSNASRTMLYNIHNLDWDQRLLDELGIPRAMMPEVGPSSGVAGRTDQRSFGGAGIPIAGIAGDQQAALFGQGCFESGMAKNTYGTGSFILMNTGSQAISSRNGLLTTIAWGIGDRVEYALEGSIFITGAAVQWLRDEMKVIHDASDSEYFANKVEDSGGVYVIPAFAGLGAPYWDMYARGTIIGITRGTTMNHIIRATLESLAYQVRDVADCMAADSGVAMKELKVDGGASANNFIMQFQADILGVPVVRPKVIETTARGAAFLAGLAVEFWKDRRDIVNHAEIDRQFEPTLSAEDREARYQGWQRAVQRSRGWVEKD, encoded by the coding sequence ATGACACAGAAACAATTCATACTGGCCTTTGATGCGGGCACCACAAGTTCCCGGGCCATCCTCTTTGATCATAACGGTGAGATGGCGGGCACGGCCCAACAGGAATTTCCCCAGATTTATCCCAAACCCGGCTGGGTGGAACACGATCCCATGGAGATTTGGGCGACCCAGAGCGGGGTTGCCCGGCAGGTGCTGGAGCGCTTCGGGGTGAGCCCGGATCAGGTGGCCGCCATCGGTATTACCAACCAGCGGGAGACCGCGGTGGTGTGGGACCGGAATACCGGGAAGCCGGTGTACAATGCCATTGTATGGCAGGATAAGCGTACCGCTCCCCTCTGCGAGGAATTGCAGACCCGGGGGTTGGGTGATTATATCCGGCAGAGCACCGGCCTGGTGATTGATTCCTATTTTTCGGCTACCAAGATTGCCTGGATTCTGGATCATGTGGAGGGTGCCCGGGGGAAGGCCGAGGCCGGAGAGCTGGCGTTCGGGACCGTGGACAGCTGGCTGATCTGGAATCTTACCCGGGGCAAGGTTCACCGTACCGACTACAGCAACGCCAGCCGTACCATGCTCTACAATATTCACAACCTGGACTGGGACCAGAGGCTGCTGGATGAGCTCGGGATTCCCCGGGCCATGATGCCCGAGGTTGGTCCCTCCAGCGGAGTGGCAGGCCGGACTGACCAGCGTAGTTTCGGCGGAGCCGGTATTCCCATTGCAGGGATCGCCGGGGACCAGCAGGCGGCGCTCTTCGGACAGGGTTGTTTTGAGAGCGGTATGGCAAAAAACACCTACGGGACAGGTAGTTTCATACTCATGAATACCGGCTCCCAGGCCATTTCGAGCAGGAACGGGCTCCTGACAACCATTGCCTGGGGCATCGGGGATCGGGTGGAATACGCCTTGGAGGGGTCCATTTTTATTACCGGTGCGGCGGTACAGTGGCTCCGGGATGAGATGAAGGTGATTCATGATGCGTCGGACAGTGAGTACTTTGCTAACAAGGTGGAGGATTCCGGCGGGGTATATGTGATTCCCGCCTTTGCAGGCTTGGGGGCGCCCTACTGGGATATGTACGCCCGGGGAACCATAATCGGCATTACCCGGGGCACTACCATGAACCATATTATCCGGGCGACCCTGGAGAGTTTGGCCTACCAGGTTAGGGATGTGGCGGATTGTATGGCCGCGGACAGCGGAGTAGCTATGAAGGAGCTGAAGGTGGACGGCGGGGCAAGCGCCAATAACTTTATTATGCAGTTCCAGGCCGATATTCTGGGGGTGCCGGTGGTTCGCCCCAAGGTAATTGAGACCACCGCCCGGGGTGCGGCCTTTCTCGCCGGTTTGGCCGTAGAATTCTGGAAGGACCGGAGAGATATTGTGAACCACGCGGAGATCGACAGGCAGTTTGAGCCCACCCTGTCCGCCGAGGACCGGGAAGCCCGCTACCAGGGATGGCAGCGGGCTGTCCAACGCAGCCGGGGTTGGGTTGAGAAAGACTAA
- a CDS encoding ABC-F family ATP-binding cassette domain-containing protein: MELITANGISLDFGAEPLLNRASLRILAQDRIGLVGPNGAGKTSLLKLLTRTDGLAPTQGSLTTMPGLRLGYAPQIPDTSGLATVEDLILRELRPFQHRLAEAEHTLAEGDPDRMDALLARYQEAMDRFEQAGGYHALDAGLAALDRLGCRLPPHRRLDSLSGGQLSLLGIAAAVIHKPHLLILDEPGNHLDFRGLSWLEGFLTNYPGAVLMVSHNRYLLDSVCTRIWHLQGGEFAAFTGSYTAFRADLARQRADREHEFRIQDRRARDLEQRVKQLRSVASSQYNPPAQVLAKLSAAKRKLSQAQETRGTRPVQDHGLGLELKAHQTSRADIAIQGTNLDLEIAGLMLLRDANFLISSGERVGIVGPNGCGKTTLLTKIMEQGSWDNPVLRIGPSMTLGYLSQIPVFNRPQGTIMDEIRSWGPLTMDQAFDLAKPFLFSYRDMDKPLGVLSGGEQNRLQFARLMYSGANLLILDEPTNHMDIPSRESIEAALDGFTGTLVTVSHDRYFLDGVVSRILAFYGDELIDHPGGFSSWFDQWGELYHD; this comes from the coding sequence ATGGAACTTATAACTGCAAACGGCATTTCACTGGATTTCGGCGCCGAACCCTTATTGAACCGGGCCTCCCTGCGCATTCTGGCTCAGGACCGGATCGGCCTAGTCGGCCCCAACGGTGCAGGAAAAACCAGCTTATTAAAACTGCTTACCCGCACCGATGGGCTTGCACCGACCCAGGGCAGCCTCACTACCATGCCCGGGCTGCGTTTAGGATATGCCCCTCAAATTCCGGACACCTCCGGACTCGCCACAGTGGAAGATCTCATCCTCCGGGAACTGCGCCCCTTCCAACATCGTTTGGCGGAAGCCGAACATACCCTGGCCGAGGGAGATCCGGACCGGATGGACGCCCTCCTGGCCCGGTATCAGGAGGCTATGGATAGATTCGAACAAGCCGGCGGCTACCATGCCCTGGACGCCGGCCTGGCCGCCCTGGACCGCCTGGGCTGCAGACTCCCGCCCCACCGGCGCCTGGACAGCCTCTCGGGAGGCCAGCTCAGCCTCCTGGGGATCGCTGCGGCGGTCATTCACAAACCGCATCTGCTTATCCTGGACGAACCGGGAAACCACCTGGACTTCCGGGGTCTTTCCTGGTTGGAGGGCTTTTTGACCAATTACCCCGGCGCTGTGCTCATGGTGAGCCATAACCGGTACCTTCTGGACTCGGTCTGCACCAGGATCTGGCATCTCCAAGGGGGCGAATTCGCTGCTTTCACCGGCAGCTACACCGCCTTCCGGGCCGACCTCGCCAGACAGCGGGCCGACAGGGAGCATGAATTCCGAATCCAGGACCGGCGCGCCCGGGATCTCGAGCAGCGGGTAAAGCAGCTCCGTTCCGTCGCCTCCAGCCAATACAATCCTCCCGCCCAGGTTCTGGCGAAACTTTCCGCGGCTAAACGGAAACTCTCCCAAGCCCAGGAGACCCGGGGAACCCGGCCGGTTCAGGATCACGGCCTCGGCCTCGAGCTCAAGGCGCACCAAACCAGTCGGGCGGATATTGCAATTCAAGGAACTAATCTTGACCTGGAGATTGCCGGCCTCATGCTGCTTCGGGATGCGAACTTTCTGATTTCCAGCGGGGAACGGGTAGGCATTGTCGGGCCCAACGGATGCGGGAAAACCACCCTGCTCACCAAGATTATGGAACAGGGCAGCTGGGATAACCCCGTACTGCGGATCGGACCGAGTATGACCCTGGGCTACCTCAGTCAGATCCCAGTGTTTAATCGGCCACAGGGAACCATCATGGATGAAATCAGGTCTTGGGGCCCCTTAACCATGGATCAGGCCTTTGACCTTGCCAAACCCTTCCTCTTCAGCTACCGGGACATGGATAAGCCCCTGGGGGTGCTCTCCGGGGGGGAGCAGAACCGCCTCCAGTTTGCCCGACTGATGTACAGCGGCGCCAACCTGCTCATCTTGGATGAACCCACCAACCACATGGACATCCCCAGTAGAGAATCCATCGAGGCAGCCTTGGACGGCTTTACCGGCACCCTGGTTACGGTGAGCCACGACCGCTATTTTCTAGACGGAGTCGTCAGCCGGATTCTGGCCTTCTATGGGGATGAATTAATCGATCATCCCGGGGGATTCTCCTCCTGGTTCGATCAATGGGGTGAGCTCTATCATGATTAG
- a CDS encoding NAD(P)/FAD-dependent oxidoreductase: MVDVAIIGAGVSGAAVARVLSAYDLRVVLLEKEADVCFGTSKANSGIVHGGFHHSGRYLKTQLEIRGNLMFDRLHRELDFPFERRGILVAAMHEDELKSLEYLYQQGVDNGAIGIEMCSRSRMLELEPKLHSDVVGGLYAPGGGIVEPYRYGFALVESACKNGVELMTGFEVVRADQVGDGSGLGNSAVGSEGSMSGADAVLGGGAGTGTSIGAGTGAEPGGDAGADAVLGVTPRDGTSGELRFTRLVARDGRKIEARWVVNAGGLYADEISRILGAEEFTITPRKGEYYLLDKLTAGAPRRVVFPVPSRISKGMLVIPTVEGTVLVGPTADDVEDKEDTATSGEKLDTIFDSARRLVPSIAVSDVITSFAGLRPAMEDGDFYIAVSERQPNLVQVAGIQSPGLTASPAIGEYVKELLKGAGCSMTEKRHFDPYLERIPHLRDKNSYEADRLGSDDPGYCRIVCRCETVSEAEIRAAIRVGHHTLDGVKFASRAGAGRCQGGFCTHRIIQLIQEETGIPYTRVSKHGPGSELFLGRIGPPAMPVPTQASPGQPGISQGSPESGQRQEQGPARKPEASPNTGAEPPKRATLDSTEEPGAGTAKSGTAKATSSEVTGETGGSHA, from the coding sequence ATGGTTGATGTTGCGATAATCGGTGCAGGGGTGAGCGGGGCTGCTGTGGCGCGGGTACTGTCGGCCTACGACCTGCGGGTGGTGCTCCTGGAGAAGGAGGCGGATGTCTGCTTCGGTACCAGTAAGGCGAATAGCGGGATTGTTCACGGGGGGTTCCATCACAGCGGCCGATATTTAAAGACGCAGCTGGAGATCCGGGGGAACTTAATGTTCGACCGTCTGCACCGTGAGTTGGATTTTCCCTTTGAGCGCCGGGGGATTCTGGTGGCGGCCATGCACGAGGATGAGCTGAAGAGTCTGGAGTACCTGTATCAGCAGGGGGTGGATAACGGGGCTATCGGGATTGAGATGTGCAGCCGCAGCCGGATGCTGGAGCTGGAACCGAAGCTCCACTCTGATGTGGTGGGCGGTTTGTATGCTCCCGGCGGGGGGATTGTGGAGCCCTACCGCTACGGCTTTGCCTTGGTGGAATCGGCCTGTAAGAACGGGGTGGAGCTGATGACGGGGTTCGAGGTGGTCCGGGCCGATCAGGTCGGAGACGGATCCGGCCTCGGCAATTCTGCGGTCGGATCCGAAGGTTCGATGTCCGGGGCGGATGCCGTACTGGGTGGCGGGGCCGGCACCGGAACCTCTATCGGGGCCGGCACCGGCGCCGAGCCCGGTGGAGATGCCGGGGCGGATGCCGTACTGGGTGTGACGCCCCGGGACGGAACTTCGGGAGAGTTGCGGTTCACCCGCTTAGTAGCCCGGGACGGACGGAAGATCGAGGCCCGGTGGGTGGTGAACGCCGGGGGGCTCTACGCCGATGAGATTTCGAGGATCCTGGGAGCAGAGGAGTTCACCATCACCCCCCGGAAGGGGGAGTACTACCTCCTGGACAAGCTGACCGCCGGGGCTCCCCGCCGGGTGGTGTTCCCGGTACCCAGCCGGATTAGTAAGGGTATGCTGGTGATTCCCACGGTGGAGGGCACGGTGTTGGTGGGGCCGACCGCGGATGATGTAGAGGACAAGGAAGATACGGCTACCAGCGGCGAGAAGCTGGACACCATTTTCGACAGCGCCCGGCGGCTGGTGCCGTCCATTGCAGTGAGTGATGTGATTACCAGTTTTGCGGGGCTGCGGCCCGCCATGGAGGACGGGGATTTTTACATCGCCGTGTCGGAGCGGCAGCCCAACCTGGTACAGGTCGCGGGCATTCAGAGCCCCGGGCTCACCGCCAGCCCCGCAATCGGGGAGTATGTGAAGGAACTCTTGAAAGGGGCCGGGTGCAGCATGACCGAGAAACGGCATTTTGATCCCTACCTGGAGAGGATTCCCCACCTCCGGGATAAAAACAGCTACGAGGCGGATCGCTTGGGAAGCGATGATCCGGGATACTGCCGAATTGTCTGCCGCTGCGAGACGGTAAGCGAGGCCGAGATCAGGGCAGCTATCCGGGTGGGACACCACACCCTGGACGGGGTGAAGTTCGCGTCCCGGGCCGGCGCAGGCCGCTGTCAGGGCGGCTTCTGCACCCACCGGATCATCCAGTTAATCCAGGAAGAAACGGGCATTCCTTATACCAGGGTGAGTAAACACGGTCCGGGTAGCGAGCTCTTCCTGGGCCGCATCGGGCCCCCGGCCATGCCGGTACCCACCCAAGCCTCGCCAGGGCAGCCGGGGATCTCCCAGGGCAGTCCTGAATCCGGGCAAAGGCAGGAGCAGGGGCCGGCACGGAAACCCGAAGCCTCCCCTAACACCGGGGCCGAGCCCCCAAAGAGGGCTACCCTGGATTCTACGGAAGAACCCGGGGCCGGTACTGCCAAGTCCGGTACTGCCAAGGCGACCTCTAGCGAAGTAACCGGAGAAACGGGAGGCTCCCATGCGTGA
- a CDS encoding NAD(P)/FAD-dependent oxidoreductase: MRELTFDAAVIGGGAAGMSAAKSLVDRGFSTAIIERDRQLGGILLQCIHNGFGLQEFKEELTGPEYAERWERQLPPRGGRGLQVLLDTTVMELIPDSSGGDGDESRGDSHARASMDGGGFTLVCVSPPQGYLHLRARAVVLATGCRERNRGNIRIPGTRPAGVYTAGLAQRMVNMEGYLPGKDAVIVGSGDIGLIMARRLTWSGCRVHGAVEIQPYPSGLTRNIVQCLNDFKIPLYLSHVVSRIHGKHRVEAVDITPLEEGRPNPHKTMTQECDTLLLSVGLIPSAELAREAGAKLNPLTGGPGVDSRLMTSLPGLFSAGNVLHVHDLVDYVSAEARRAGASAADYLEGRRPARQLRLKAGSNVRYLVPGSLDPDAPGPVFFRPMIVKNGATVEFILDGEVLKTVKKTHIQPSEMIQIPTVGLDLSSRTMTPDSVLEVRLQ, encoded by the coding sequence ATGCGTGAATTAACCTTTGACGCCGCGGTAATCGGCGGCGGGGCTGCGGGCATGAGCGCGGCAAAGAGTCTGGTGGACCGGGGATTTTCCACTGCCATCATCGAACGGGATCGCCAGCTGGGGGGAATTCTCCTGCAGTGCATCCATAACGGCTTCGGCCTCCAGGAGTTTAAGGAAGAGCTCACCGGTCCGGAGTACGCCGAACGCTGGGAGCGTCAGTTGCCTCCCCGGGGCGGCAGGGGTCTACAGGTATTGTTGGATACCACTGTCATGGAATTGATCCCCGATTCTTCCGGGGGGGATGGGGATGAATCTAGGGGTGATTCCCATGCCCGGGCCTCGATGGATGGCGGGGGGTTTACCCTGGTCTGCGTCAGCCCCCCCCAGGGCTACCTGCATCTCCGGGCCCGGGCGGTCGTGCTGGCCACGGGCTGCAGGGAGCGGAACCGGGGAAACATCCGGATTCCCGGAACCAGACCCGCCGGAGTGTACACTGCGGGCCTGGCCCAGCGCATGGTAAATATGGAAGGCTACCTTCCGGGGAAGGATGCAGTCATTGTAGGTTCGGGAGACATCGGGTTGATTATGGCCCGGCGGCTGACCTGGTCGGGCTGCCGGGTTCACGGCGCGGTGGAGATACAACCCTACCCCTCGGGTCTCACCCGAAATATTGTTCAATGCCTGAACGATTTTAAGATTCCCCTGTATCTGAGCCACGTGGTAAGCCGCATCCATGGGAAACACCGGGTGGAGGCCGTGGATATTACCCCCCTGGAAGAGGGGCGTCCGAATCCCCATAAAACCATGACCCAGGAATGCGATACCCTGCTGCTCTCCGTGGGACTGATCCCCTCGGCCGAGCTTGCCCGGGAGGCGGGTGCCAAACTGAATCCCCTGACCGGCGGCCCCGGGGTGGACAGCAGACTCATGACCTCCCTGCCGGGGCTGTTCAGCGCCGGGAATGTGCTGCATGTTCACGACCTGGTGGACTATGTGTCCGCTGAGGCCCGCAGAGCCGGAGCCAGCGCCGCCGATTACCTGGAAGGCCGACGCCCCGCAAGGCAGCTGCGATTAAAAGCAGGGAGCAATGTCCGCTACCTGGTTCCCGGCAGCCTGGATCCCGATGCCCCGGGGCCGGTCTTTTTCCGTCCCATGATCGTAAAAAACGGCGCAACGGTGGAATTCATCCTAGACGGAGAGGTCCTAAAAACCGTGAAAAAAACCCATATTCAGCCTTCGGAGATGATCCAGATTCCCACCGTCGGGTTGGATCTATCGAGCCGGACCATGACCCCCGATTCAGTGCTGGAGGTACGATTACAATGA
- a CDS encoding DUF1667 domain-containing protein, protein MTRFNQKPEHRSLICIACPVGCHLEVDISPPGSPGPATPPSNLENAPRASRPAETPDQPETPDQPETPDQPEIRVEGNRCPRGAVYAREEVLAPTRLVTTTCALAPPVLSEDGAVRGDSTSRPTASGPGASAAVRRVGSLGGPGGSQSPSPASAVSKNSGSAGGPDGPQAFGWDFQGPNRVPVRSSKPVPVELIPGLLAYLHGLEIPRPVAMGQVLVSDYLGKGITVIASHSAG, encoded by the coding sequence ATGACACGCTTCAACCAGAAACCTGAACACCGCAGCCTGATCTGTATCGCCTGCCCCGTGGGCTGTCACCTGGAGGTGGACATCTCGCCACCGGGATCCCCCGGACCGGCAACACCCCCGAGCAACCTTGAGAATGCACCCAGGGCCTCCCGTCCCGCCGAAACCCCGGATCAGCCCGAAACCCCGGATCAGCCCGAAACCCCGGATCAGCCCGAAATCCGGGTAGAGGGTAACCGCTGTCCCCGGGGTGCCGTCTATGCCCGGGAAGAGGTTCTGGCGCCCACCAGGCTGGTTACCACCACCTGCGCCCTTGCCCCGCCGGTTCTATCCGAAGATGGGGCTGTCAGGGGTGATTCCACCTCTAGGCCTACTGCTTCGGGGCCGGGCGCTTCGGCGGCGGTCAGGCGGGTTGGTTCCCTTGGAGGCCCCGGTGGTTCCCAGTCACCAAGCCCTGCTTCGGCGGTTTCCAAGAATAGCGGATCAGCCGGAGGTCCCGACGGTCCCCAGGCCTTTGGGTGGGATTTCCAGGGTCCGAACCGCGTACCGGTCAGAAGCAGCAAGCCTGTTCCAGTGGAACTGATTCCCGGACTCCTGGCCTACCTCCACGGCCTGGAAATTCCCCGGCCGGTTGCCATGGGACAGGTTCTGGTGTCGGACTATCTGGGCAAGGGTATAACCGTTATTGCAAGCCACAGCGCTGGGTAG
- a CDS encoding flavodoxin domain-containing protein, translating into MKGIIIYQSKFGSTRTYARWIAEETGFKAVDIKKLPKADLRSAEQVVIGSPIMAKSPALTRWILKHWDQIKDKNPILFTTSGAPADSPDLKEWYQASFPDHHRRILKYFPLGGRMVVAELDGLSRFFMKLGQMMEKDPVAKAKMMEDVDAMNRASLGPLLAQIAGSR; encoded by the coding sequence ATGAAGGGAATTATTATCTACCAGTCGAAATTCGGGTCGACAAGAACCTATGCCCGTTGGATCGCTGAGGAAACCGGATTCAAAGCCGTTGACATCAAGAAGCTTCCGAAGGCGGATCTCCGCTCAGCTGAACAAGTAGTTATCGGGAGTCCGATTATGGCAAAATCTCCGGCCTTAACCCGTTGGATTCTCAAGCACTGGGATCAGATCAAGGACAAAAACCCCATCCTGTTTACCACCAGCGGGGCGCCGGCGGATTCTCCGGACCTCAAGGAATGGTACCAGGCCAGTTTCCCCGACCATCATCGGCGGATTCTCAAGTATTTTCCCCTGGGGGGAAGAATGGTGGTGGCCGAGTTGGATGGGCTGAGCAGGTTTTTTATGAAGCTGGGTCAAATGATGGAGAAGGATCCGGTTGCCAAAGCCAAGATGATGGAGGATGTGGATGCTATGAACCGAGCATCCCTCGGACCCCTTCTTGCTCAAATCGCTGGATCAAGGTAG
- a CDS encoding RNA polymerase sigma factor, whose product MSQIPELSVSDIVREYGRRLYNLAYRILGHPQDAEDATQDILIKVHEKLGDFRGESTLYTWIYRIAVNHCLKMKGRMEKVAQYAPETLDFWAMDSEPTEFEPNLSPQERKVLLDELTYEIQEKCHFFMTFRLTPEQRIVFILRDVLGLKYQDIAAILDVTENVVKTRLNRARTNLGKHYNEKCSLHDPGNPCRCKGKLGYVITKYPMMLHEVRKKAENPDYYRMVGQLLKNRYGSLEEAYSNIPDLPFPEDLMRKYG is encoded by the coding sequence ATGTCCCAAATACCTGAACTGAGCGTTTCGGATATCGTCCGAGAATATGGGCGGCGGCTATATAACCTGGCCTACCGTATTCTCGGCCATCCCCAGGATGCCGAGGATGCTACCCAGGATATTCTCATCAAGGTTCATGAGAAGCTGGGGGATTTTCGGGGAGAAAGCACCCTGTACACCTGGATCTACCGGATTGCTGTGAACCACTGCTTAAAAATGAAAGGCCGGATGGAGAAGGTTGCGCAGTATGCCCCGGAAACCCTTGATTTTTGGGCCATGGATTCAGAACCCACCGAATTCGAGCCGAATCTCAGTCCCCAGGAGCGAAAGGTTCTCCTGGATGAACTTACCTATGAGATCCAGGAAAAATGCCATTTTTTTATGACCTTCCGATTAACGCCCGAACAGAGAATCGTCTTCATCCTCCGGGATGTGCTGGGTCTCAAGTACCAGGATATTGCCGCCATTCTTGATGTCACCGAGAATGTGGTAAAAACACGGCTCAACCGCGCTAGAACCAATCTGGGCAAGCACTACAATGAGAAGTGCTCCCTCCACGACCCCGGGAATCCCTGCCGATGCAAGGGGAAGTTGGGGTATGTGATCACAAAATACCCCATGATGCTCCATGAGGTTCGGAAGAAGGCGGAGAATCCGGATTACTATCGGATGGTAGGTCAGCTCTTAAAGAATCGCTACGGTTCACTGGAAGAGGCTTACAGCAATATCCCGGATCTTCCCTTTCCTGAGGATTTGATGCGGAAGTACGGTTGA